A genomic stretch from Penicillium digitatum chromosome 4, complete sequence includes:
- a CDS encoding alpha/beta-hydrolase, with translation MVNPSIVIVPGAWHQPAHFEGLIHDLAKVNYDAEAVTMPSVNSNPPLPSWEKDAQAVRQVILTRLDAGKDVIVLAHSFGGVAMSEAAKGLGKKERDAQGLKGGIIKLVYMCAMALPEGQTHFGQLVPQTPEEEEIQRQRKEFEEKFGGPDVSADGVITLPKDLVHLMLYNRCDQKDVERAVGLLGTFPVGPFTVPVTYTAYREIPSTYIVCKNDHAVEEAYQRRMIAQGEGCFEVEECEEGHSPFLSNPGFIVDCVRRAAGEKV, from the exons ATGGTTAACCCTTCAATTGTCATTGTGCCAGGTGCATGGCACCAACCTGCACACTTCGAAGGCCTCATCCATGACCTTGCAAAGGTCAACTACGATGCAGAGGCTGTGACAATGCCTTCGGTGAACTCCAACCCTCCACTGCCCAGCTGGGAGAAGGACGCGCAGGCTGTGCGACAAGTGATTCTGACCAGACTGGATGCCGGAAAGGATGTAATTGTCCTGGCACATTCGTTTGGCGGCGTCGCCATGTCGGAGGCAGCGAAGGGTCTAGGAAAGAAGGAACGAGATGCACAGGGCTTGAAAGGCGGTATAATCAAGCTGGTCTACATGTGCGCGATGGCGTTGCCGGAAGGCCAGACCCATTTCGGTCAGTTGGTCCCGCAGACgcccgaggaagaagagatccAGCGTCAGCGCAAGGAGTTCGAAGAAAAGTTCGGTGGACCGGATGTATCAGCG GATGGAGTAATCACACTCCCGAAGGACCTCGTCCACCTCATGCTTTATAACCGTTGCGACCAGAAGGATGTCGAAAGGGCTGTGGGGCTCCTGGGAACATTCCCCGTGGGCCCGTTTACCGTTCCTGTCACATACACCGCGTACCGTGAAATTCCAAGCACATACATTGTCTGCAAAAACGACCACGCAGTGGAGGAAGCGTATCAGCGAAGGATGATTGCGCAAGGCGAGGGCTGTTTTGAGGTTGAGGAATGCGAGGAGGGCCATTCCCCATTTTTGAGTAACCCGGGCTTTATTGTCGATTGTGTTCGTAGGGCAGCCGGAGAGAAGGTCTAA